In Ostrea edulis chromosome 10, xbOstEdul1.1, whole genome shotgun sequence, one genomic interval encodes:
- the LOC125666773 gene encoding uncharacterized protein LOC125666773: protein MKSAVCCIVFAFLGSSYAFLLGGPAHASCKVDWTFGTSCDDVKTKIKAQIAAWTSADGCASGGEKCLYTFKSDNSNTLTATHTTPVHHYVDDLTFTFTPTDASSCKVHGYSTSETWYAHLDSSTNYCNLRNLITGSALHQVSGFAETTSDKICTQFSSANCEKY from the exons ATGAAGTCCGCCGTATGCTGCATAGTGTTCGCCTTTCTCGGAAGCTCTTACGCTTTTCTTCTTGGAGGCCCAGCCCACGCGTCCTGCAAGGTTGACTG GACTTTTGGAACTTCTTGTGATGACGTAAAGACAAAGATTAAGGCTCAGATTGCGGCGTGGACGTCAGCAGATGGCTGCGCCAGCGGAGGAGAGAAGTGCCTGTACACG TTCAAAAGCGATAACAGCAACACTCTGACTGCCACCCACACCACCCCCGTCCACCATTACGTGGATGACCTGACCTTCACCTTTACTCCCACCGACGCTTCTTCTTGCAAAGTTCAT GGATATTCTACTTCGGAGACCTGGTACGCTCACCTCGACTCCAGCACAAATTACTGTAATCTCCGCAACCTTATCACAG GTTCTGCCTTGCACCAGGTGTCAGGATTCGCCGAGACTACCTCAGACAAGATCTGTACTCAATTCTCCAGCGCCAACTGTGAAAAATACTAA
- the LOC125666363 gene encoding uncharacterized protein LOC125666363: MSRIFGIQCSEVEAALISQIQEWSTATNCQDDKCNYEITEDELDSVRVKHRVTSLDYINAIIFRFRNGTNGCHVNGFSISINPYAYFDGSTNYCGMHTLITGSSLDQEPEYQEMTSEKICTQYSIANCS; this comes from the exons atgtcgag AATATTTGGTATACAATGTAGTGAAGTAGAAGCAGCACTAATATCTCAGATCCAGGAATGGTCCACAGCTACGAATTGCCAAGACGACAAATGCAATTACGAG ATTACAGAAGATGAACTGGATAGCGTTCGAGTAAAGCACAGAGTTACGTCCCTTGATTATATAAACGCCATTATATTCAGGTTTCGGAATGGCACCAATGGTTGCCATGTCAAT GGTTTCTCTATATCTATAAATCCCTACGCCTATTTTGATGGCAGTACCAACTACTGTGGCATGCACACGTTGATTACAG GCTCGTCTTTAGATCAGGAGCCGGAATACCAAGAGATGACCTCAGAGAAAATATGCACACAGTACTCTATCGCAAACTGCTCTTAA
- the LOC125666766 gene encoding uncharacterized protein LOC125666766 has protein sequence MRSRIDLSDLHFNFDEEESSHLPPIVVRHISTFEHKLSSVISAICPTSENVAWIACNSDATVVHYQIDGRERKRISTDFYVDDMKVTRNGNLLVAPDTGHAIKFLDVQSTDVIDFANVHPFATRGLHISDENDIYVSIRSETTAKVVKMTSAGEVVRELQRDRANVPLYSDPDKIAVNSHGDVIVLDWATKCVTSVDVYGRYRFKYNGKIKKGVHCESFAPTDLVCDKYDNILICDCDNNAVHMLNRHGQFLRFLISQENGVTCPSALALDNEGQLWLGEMNGQVHVIEYYANK, from the coding sequence atgagGTCTAGAATTGACCTGTCggatttacattttaatttcgATGAAGAGGAATCTAGCCATCTTCCGCCGATCGTTGTCCGCCATATTTCAACTTTCGAGCACAAGTTGAGTAGTGTGATTTCGGCCATTTGTCCGACGTCAGAGAACGTCGCATGGATCGCTTGTAATAGTGATGCCACAGTTGTCCACTATCAAATAGATGGACGGGAAAGGAAACGAATATCAACCGATTTTTATGTTGATGATATGAAAGTGACGAGGAATGGAAATCTGCTTGTGGCTCCGGATACCGGACATGCTATCAAATTTCTTGACGTTCAGTCTACAGatgtcattgattttgcaaacgTTCACCCATTTGCAACCCGAGGTCTGCACATTTCTGATGAAAACGACATCTATGTTAGTATACGCAGTGAAACTACCGCAAAAGTTGTGAAAATGACTTCCGCTGGTGAGGTTGTACGAGAGTTACAACGAGATCGCGCCAATGTTCCTttgtattccgatcccgataaAATTGCTGTCAACAGCCATGGTGACGTCATAGTCTTAGACTGGGCCACGAAATGTGTCACGTCTGTTGACGTTTACGGACGGTACCGCTTTAAATACAACGGTAAGATTAAAAAAGGGGTCCATTGTGAAAGTTTCGCTCCGACAGATTTGGTGTGTGATAAGTATGACAATATCTTGATCTGTGACTGTGACAACAACGCCGTTCATATGTTGAACAGACACGGACAGTTTCTTCGGTTTCTGATTTCGCAAGAGAATGGAGTGACCTGTCCGAGTGCCCTCGCTTTGGATAACGAAGGACAGTTGTGGTTAGGAGAAATGAATGGTCAAGTTCACGTCATTGAATACTACGCTAATAAATAA